The following is a genomic window from Rutidosis leptorrhynchoides isolate AG116_Rl617_1_P2 chromosome 8, CSIRO_AGI_Rlap_v1, whole genome shotgun sequence.
ttcttccggttcttcttcgggaacttgtgaatcaatccaatatatattcgactcttcgttattattaggtgagtcaatggaatttgtgctagaggtagacatctatcacacaatatcaaacatgttaagagattaatatatcacataatatatacatgttaataatatatagtttccaacaaaaatgttaagcaatcatttttaaagaaaacacggtcgaagtccagactcactaatgcatcctaacgaactcgataaggcacactaatgcaaattttctggttctctaagaccaacgctcggataccaactgaaatgtcccgttcttattgattaaaaacgttccatattaattgatttcattgcgaggttttgacctctatatgagacgtttttcaaagactgaattcatttttaaaacaaaccataacctttatttcataaataaaggtttaaaaagctttacgtagattatcaaataatgataatctaaaatatcctgtttacacacgaccattacataatggtttacaatataaatatgttacatcgaaatcagtttcttgaatgcagtttttacacaatatcatacaaacatagactccaaatcttgtccttattttagtatgcaacagcggaagctcttagtattcacatgagaataaacatgctttaaacgtcaacaaaaatgttggtgagttataggtttaacctatatatatcaaatcgtaacaatagaccacaagatttcatatttcaatacacatcccatacatagagataaaaatcattcatatggtgaacacctggtaaccgacattaacaagatgcatatataagaatatccccatcattccgggacacccttcggatatgatataaatttcgaagtactaaagcatccggtactttggatggggtttgttaggcccaatagatctatctttaggattcgcgtcaattagggtgtctgttccctaattcttagattaccagacttaataaaaaggggcatattcaatttcgataattcaaccatagaatgtagtttcacgtacttgtgtctattttgtaaatcatttataaaacctgcatgtattctcatcccaaaatattagattttaaaagtgggactataactcactttcacagatttttacttcgtcgggaagtaagacttggccactggttgattcacgaacctataacaatatatacatatatatcaaagtatgttcaaaatatatttacaacacttttaatatattttgatgttttaagtttattaagtcaactgtcctcgttagtaacctataactagttgtccacagttagatgtacagaaataaatcgataaatattatcttgaatcaatccacgacccagtgtatacgtatctcagtattgatcacaactcaaactatatatattttggaatcaacctcaaccctgtatagctaactccaacattcacatatagagtgtctatggttgttccgaaatatatatagatgtgttgacatgataggtcgaaacattgtatatgtgtctatggtatctcaagattacataatatacaatacaagttgattaagttatggttggaatagatttgttaccaattttcacgtagctaaaatgagaaaaattatccaatcttgttttacccataacttcttcattttaaatccgttttgagtgaatcaaattgctatggtttcatattgaactctattttatgaatctaaacagaaaaagtataggtttatagtcgaaaaaataagttacaagtcatttttgtaaaggtagtcatttcagtcgaaagaacgacgtctagatgaccattttagaaaacatacttccacttcgagtttacccataatttttggatatagtttcatgttcataataaaaatcattttcccagaataacaacttttaaatcaaagtttatcatagtttttaattaactaacccaaaacagcccgcggtgttactacgacggcgtaaatccggttttacggtgtttttcgtgtttccaggttttaaatcattaagttagcatatcatatagatatagaacatgtgtttagttgattttaaaattcaagttagaaggattaacttttatttgcgaacaagtttagaattaactaaactatgttctagtgattacaagtttaaaccttcgaataagatagctttatatgtatgaattgaatgatgttatgaacatcattactacctcaagttccttggataaacctactggaaatgagaaaaatagatctagcttcaaaggatccttggatggcttgaaagttcttgaagcagaatcatgacacgaaaacaatttcaagtaagatttccactcgaaataagattgttatagttatagaaattgaattaaagtttgaatatgattattaccttgtattagaaagataacctactgtaagtaacaaaggtttcttgatcttggatgattacttggaatggatttagaaaacttggaagtaaacttgcaatcttggaagtattcttgattttatgaaactagaacttttggaatttatgaagaacacttagaacttgaagatagaacttgagagagatcaattagatgaagaaaattgaagaatgaaagtgtttgtaggtgtttttggtcgttggtgtatggattagatataaaggatatgtaattttgttttcatgtaaataagtcatgaatgattactcatatttttgtaattttatgagatatttcatgctagttgccaaatgatggttcccacatgtgttaggtgactcacatgggctactaagagctgatcattggagtgtatataccaatacatacatctaaaagctgtgtattgtacgagtacgaatacgggtgcatacgagtagaattgttgatgaaactgaacgaggatgtaattgtaagcatttttgttaagtagaagtattttgataagtgtcttgaagtctttcaaaagtgtatgaatatatattaaaacactacatgtatatacattttaactgagtcattaagtcatcgttagtcgttacatgtaaatgttgttttgaaacctttaggttaacgaccttgttgaatgttgttaacccattgtttattataacaaatgagatgttaaattattatattatcatgatattatgatatataatatatcttagtatgatatatatacagttaaatgtcgttacaacgataatcgttacatatatgtctcgtttcgaaatcattaagttagtagtcttatttttacatatgcatttcattgttaatacacttaataatctaTTTACTTAtcgtttaacataattaaccaagtgtatcaatatcttaatatgattcatatgtacctagtaagacgttgttataacgataatcgttatatatatcgttttcgagtttcttaaattaatagtctcatttttatgtatataactcattgttaaaatacctaatgagatacatacttataataaaatcatgttaactatatatataaccatatatatgtcatcgtatagtttttacaagttttaacgttcgtgaatcaccggtcaacatgggtggtcaattgtctatatgaaacctatttcaattaatcaagtcttaacaagtttgattgcttaacatgttggaaacacttaatcatgtaaataacaatttcatttaatatatatataaacatggaaaagttcgggtcactacacacaaacccacataacacacatttaccaaacatctaggtgtgctagtaattaactaatcaatttaggctcataaaccccAATTAACCATTTGAAACCCtatgttagttactattgagtcttcatgactcaatcttacccaagaacacccaaagtcaccaaatatgggttttatgttcatcactaacccaaaccctaacccttaacaaatTAAAACAgggaaatcaaggttagaacataccaccacaaccaaaacgtagctaaagactagatgaacaactttaatacttgaactttaacccggatcaagcttcttcctccttgattcaagctttctctctcaagaacacacttctctctctagaatttgatttggggttgaagataaggttggtgtaaTGTTGAATGTGTTTTCAACCACCACACAACTGGCCTTTAGAGCCCCAACTCGTCCCCATGTGAAAAGACaacaatacccttcatttaactttTAATTAAAAAGCAGAATATTGGCCCAGGggtagtgcgccacgcgcacccctaatagtgcgcggcgcgcactagtggTCTGAACAGCTTCTGACCCAGTTTAATTACACATTGCAGCCTACACTTAATGTACACTATTTACATCACTGTACAattattattcgggtcttacatgacACACGTTGTGATACCTTCGTTACTTTCCGTCACTTTCAATCTAGCTCAACTAACGAGTTTGTCTAATGCTACTTTAAGATGAGTCTAAAAGGCATTTTAGAATTTTTATAAACGATAAGAGAGATTAAAAAATGAGTGTATAAGGTTCTTATTAAACACTTTCACTCGTAGCTTAGTAGACCAGAAAGAAAATATATGTATTATTTTAAAATTGTCTTTAATTCTCCTATTATTGCAAAAGGTTTGGACTGGCGGAGAAACCCTGACCCCGTGTGCCTTTGGCACCCATACCGCCTACCCCGTAAGGGCTAATTCTCCTATTATCCTCTCTACTAAaacataaaaattatttttatttccTAAAAATACATAATGTACAACGAGGCTACAAATTATATGAAAGAAATCACTTAAAATTGAATTTAAATTTGTTTTTGATTTTGATTAAACTGAAAATTgataaaaattaaaacaaaaaattCCTTGTACAGTAGTTGTTTGCGAGTTAGGGTTTTACTAGTGTGGAAAGTAAAAAACATGAAAGTTAATATTCTTTTGGAATTTAAAAGAATCATCAACGGAGATCGAAGTTGAAGTATGATCTTTTGATTAAATGAGTTCAAGATTGATAAAAATTCTCATAAAAATAAATTAAATCAAAATGCCATGTGATAATGAAATTAtctaaacaatttttttttttttgaacggcagaaaaattaaataaaaaggcGACTAGCAAGACGCTAGAAGCAAGGGAAAAAAAATACAATTACAAAGCGTTCAGAGGGTTTTGTAACCACCCTGTCCAATTAATACTACTCTTCTTGTATCTAGCATACAACCAATTAAAACTATCAACGATAATGCTATCAACAACATGACACTTGCGAAACTTTGAATCTTTAAAAATAATGCTGTTTCTTAGCCGCCAAATATTCCAAAGAGTAGCTAAAATAATCACCCGAATAATCATTCTTTGTTTGCCGTTTATGGGAACACCATCCACCCAATTCCATATGCCATCCAACGAGTTCCATGTCGGAATATCCAAATTAAACCAGGCTGCTAAAGCGCTCCAAATATCCATGCTGGTAGCACAGTTGGTGAATAAATGCAAATCATCTTCAAAGTCATTAGAGCATACACAACAAATCCCATCATCTAACTCCAATCCTTTCGCCACCAAGTTAAGCTTAGTTGGAAGACGGCGTAACTTCAAACGCCAAATGAAAACATTGATCTTTATAGGAGCGTATTTACACCATAAAGTAGGTTGCGATGGATCTTGTTGGTCAATAGAGTCGATCATTTTTCTCGCTTGCGAAACCGAATAAATACCAAACTTGAACCCATCCCAACACCATTGATCACACTCATTTACAAGCTGCACCTGATTCACAACATCCATTAATTGCTGCCATTGAATCGATTCGATCCCTCCTCTCGGTAATCTACGCCAGCCATAACTCTCAAACGACATTGCAACTCTGTCAACCACTTTGCAAAACTTGTTACATTCTAAATTAAACAATCTGGGGAATCTCACCGCTAGCTGAATACCTTCAAACCACGGGTCGTATCAAAAGTTTGTTGCACGACCATTACCAATACACATTCGCAAATTAGAGACATTAAGTGCATGAGAAAAAGCAACTTGATCCGTACACTTCTTTAGATAGCTCCAAATTCCAGACACATTATTAGCACCTATACTTGGACCATGGATAGCAGTAATAATATTGACCCAACTCGAATTCGGATTATTTAAAAGACGCCATCTCCATTTATTAACAAGAGCCAAATTAAGAGACTTGAGACTAGCAACCCCTAACCCACCAATTTCAATTGGGTTTAAGACCACCCTCCACTTAATCCAATGAATTTTTTTCACATCTTCCTTACCGCCCCAAAAAAAATTAGCACGCAACGATTCGAGTTTTTGAATAACAACTGCCGGGGCTTTAAATAAAGACATATAATACGTACCGATCGCTCCTAGCACTGATTTTAAGAGAGTGAGCCTTCCACCCATCGAGATCATATTTGCCTTCCACGAAGCAAGACGCTTTTTAGCTTTATCAATCACATTTTTCCAACTTTCCATCCTATTCATGTTATAACCCACCGGCAAACCTAAATGATGAAACGGAAGAGACGAAAAAGAACAACCCATGAAACTCGCTAAGTAATTCACTTCCGATTCACTAACTCCGACACCATAAAGGGAAGATTTGATAAGATTTATTCTTAACCCGGATACCCGAAAAAAACACTCAAGGATAATCTTGAGGTTAGCTGCATTAGTTTGAGACCATTCCCCCAAAAATAAGACGTCGTCTGCATATAAGCATAATGCTAATCGGGTAAACTTTTTACGAGTTCCTACCTGAATCGGGGAGAATAAGGCAGCATCCATGGCATCATTTATAGCTGCATTTAATCCTTCCATACcaataatgaaaagaaaaggagaTAACGGGTCTCCTTGCCTAAGACCCCGTTCAATCGAGAACTCTGAAGATGGACTGCCGTTAAGTAAAAGAGAGGCCCTCGAAGAGTTAAAACATGCTTTAATCCATCTGATCCATCGATTCGGAAACCCCATAAAGCGAAGCATATCTAGCACATAATCCCAATGAATGGAATCAAATGTCTTATCGAAATCCACCTTGAAATTATCTAAACAATACCATGTAGGAGATTAAAAATGTAAAAAGATATGCtacattattataaattttatatagacAATACTAACACTGACGAAATAAATCGATTGAAAACAACGGAGGAGATTTGAGATCAACCTTCATCAGGGAGAGCCCGTGAAACGAATGATTTAGTGAAAAGAATaggtagtaaaaaaaaaaaaaaaaatacatgaaAATCAACAATAATATGCCCTGAACAACACCAACATATGAAACAAACCATCCGGTCCAAACAATATTTCTTAAATTAAAGGAACGAAAATCTCTTGTAATCTTTTTATAAACCTCATTAGACAATCAATGAATAACTACAGTTTACTCCAATATGAACAGTAACTTACAACTTTAATCTCACACAATGACATAAATATACTTTTATCTAATCaaattaagttatataaaaatatgCTATTCTCATATTAATTTATGTcaaacagttatatataaatatatgttcctATTACAAGCTAGTTTCACCAAACATatggtgaaaaaaaaaaaaaaacactttgcTAACTTATACATTCAATCTATATATTACATCACATTAACTAAATAAGCAAAACTATTTACTTTATAATATAAATACATAAGATTACGGGCAAATAACTCTTAATTAACTCTATCCTAAATTGATAAACTTCATCATTTGTCACTTAAACATTGTAAGGATTTGAGTTTTGGGGAATGTTGCTAGAGCATATAAGAACAGAGCTTATACAAAGACCACCTTTAGCATGCGTGCAATCTATTTGTGTCAACGAAAATTTCACATTTGTCGGTGTGTTTGAGTCATCAACAATGAACTCTCCAACATGGTGGTACTCCCAGTTTCCGATTGTCTTCAAAAACCGCTTGGTCGCACTATGTTGACCGTTTTCTGTTGTAAACTTAAACTCCACGGGTTTTGCATCCCACCCATGAACGTCGTCTCTGCTACATATACTAT
Proteins encoded in this region:
- the LOC139864348 gene encoding uncharacterized protein; this translates as MSFESYGWRRLPRGGIESIQWQQLMDVVNQVQLVNECDQWCWDGFKFGIYSVSQARKMIDSIDQQDPSQPTLWCKYAPIKINVFIWRLKLRRLPTKLNLVAKGLELDDGICCVCSNDFEDDLHLFTNCATSMDIWSALAAWFNLDIPTWNSLDGIWNWVDGVPINGKQRMIIRVIILATLWNIWRLRNSIIFKDSKFRKCHVVDSIIVDSFNWLYARYKKSSINWTGWLQNPLNAL